The window TGCTGGTAGGAATTCCTCACGGCGTATTACGGTTTTTCACCTAGGGGGTGGATCGAAGCGATTGCAGCGAAGAATGCTCCTTTAGTAATATGCTGGTCACTAGGTTCAAGACGTGAAAACAACCTCTTATCTGAAATGCAATAGTATTACTTACTAGTGGGGAGTCTTGACATTATGCTCACTGGTTCAAGTCGTAAAAACAACCTCTGAAATGCAATAGGAAGGTAGTGCACAATATATCCAAAGAAGCTAGTATTACCAATTAAAATCTGAAAAAGAACAAGAAGAGAGAGCGAATGAGAATGTCTTCTTTAATGAGCTCTATATGGCGTGAATTCTGGATTTGTCGGACTAGTGGGTACCAGATACTAGATATCCAGCCTTATTTTCTTGGATTGAGTTGGCTATATGGATCCAATTTCTATTCAACTTCATCTAGCATGCTAAACTTTTATATTCAATAAGGATTAAAATAGTGATACAATCATATCCAATCTCAATTGGGCACGTACAATTTTGCGCTTTCACAGTTTTGGTTTGATCTAGGGTGATGTTCAAGGTTTGGTCTAGGGTACTGCAGAACTGTGTTGTTTGGAATAAATAGATTCTAGAAATGAAAACATCTAACGATTAATAATTTTTCCATCACACAATCAAGGATAAGCCAAGCAGGGTTATTTGAACATTTGTTTATGGCAATTTTCTACCTAATTAATTTCTAGTTTACGAGCCATTATCTGAATTCCCTCCTCGGGAAGGAGAAGAAACTGGAGATTCTTTTTTATTGACTAGCTTCTTTGTCCGTCCAGTGTGCAGTCATTTGTCTAATCGTTTTAAAGTAGTTGAGATTTGAGAGTGTCTGGTAATAGCATCATCAAGATTATTGAGAATACATattcacatcaaaatgaaaattgtATTTGCTGTAAAATACTACGTAGCATAGTATTGTCCTTGGCAGGAAGAAGTTTCTCCAAACGGTATTGGAATTAACGAAGATTGTTGACTTGTTTGTAGGCACAAATGATGGGTGGACAAGCAATAACTGATCCAGGAGCGGAAATCAAAATAAGTTTTGGATATCACTGTAATTCCAACACCGATGATTCTGGCGACGAATCAGATGGTATTGACATGCGTCCTGGAACTAAACTTCGAAGAGCCAACAGTTCCTTCTCTTGCCTTTCTGGTGCTGCTCTAAGTGCCAATGCCACTCTAGCTAACACAAATATTTGCAATGGATTGTTTGGGGCTGAGATACTGCCCGCACTGGATTCACCTACTTCATTCCGCCGGATACCCTCTTCTCCATCCTTTTCAAAGTTGGATTTATTGTCATCTTCTTTTCAGAGTAGTTTGTCAAACTTAAGTTGTAGTCCGTCCTCTCCGAGTGAGCTAGCTGAAGACAATTCATCTTCATTGAAGTCGATAAGTGCTCCTTCTTGGAGTGAAAGCTTCCTTAATGCAACAGAAGTTCAAATAGCGGGTGGTGCAGCGGGTGAAGACAGAGTACAGGCTGTCTGTTCAGAAGAGAACGACTCACTTTTCTGTGCCATATATGATGGATTTAATGGAAGAGATGCAGCTGACTTTCTGGCTGGAACATTGTATGAAACAATTAGACATTACCTTAGTTTATTGAATTGGGAACTTGAACGAGAGTCTAAAGTTAATAAGGGCTCATATGTTGATTGCTTCGCTAATGGCCTTCCTTATTTAGAGGCAGAAAAGTCGTGTAGCTCTTTTAAGCAAAAGGTACTTAATAGCCTGGAACAGGCTCTTACTCAAGCCGAGAACGATTTCCTTCACATGGTTGAACAGGAAATGGATGACCGTCCTGACTTAGTATCGATTGGATCCTGTGTATTAGTTGTGCTTCTACTCGGGAAGAACTTGTATGTGCTAAATGCAGGAGATAGTCGAGCTGTATTGGCAACTTATGGTGAAGCCATCGTTACTAATAGTGATGGACGATTGCAAGCTGTGCAGCTTACAGTTAGTCATACTGTCGATAATGAATCTGAAAGAATCCAACTATTAAAGAATCATCCTGAAGATCACTCCACGATCGTGGGTGGGAAAGTCAAGGGAAAGCTAAAGGTTACTCGGGCACTTGGAGTTGGTTACTTGAAAAAGGTGCAACTTCTATTTCTTTTACTTTGGTGCACCTTATAGTTACCTTATACTTTGGCGCACCTTATCTCAAAC is drawn from Nicotiana tomentosiformis chromosome 12, ASM39032v3, whole genome shotgun sequence and contains these coding sequences:
- the LOC104121399 gene encoding probable protein phosphatase 2C 40, which produces MMGGQAITDPGAEIKISFGYHCNSNTDDSGDESDGIDMRPGTKLRRANSSFSCLSGAALSANATLANTNICNGLFGAEILPALDSPTSFRRIPSSPSFSKLDLLSSSFQSSLSNLSCSPSSPSELAEDNSSSLKSISAPSWSESFLNATEVQIAGGAAGEDRVQAVCSEENDSLFCAIYDGFNGRDAADFLAGTLYETIRHYLSLLNWELERESKVNKGSYVDCFANGLPYLEAEKSCSSFKQKVLNSLEQALTQAENDFLHMVEQEMDDRPDLVSIGSCVLVVLLLGKNLYVLNAGDSRAVLATYGEAIVTNSDGRLQAVQLTVSHTVDNESERIQLLKNHPEDHSTIVGGKVKGKLKVTRALGVGYLKKKSMNDALMGILRVRNLISPPYISVQPSLTVHEISSSDHFVVLGSDGLFDFFNNDEVVKLVHSYIQRYPLGDPAKFLLEQLVIRAADCAGFSKEELMSIPAGRRRKYHDDVTVIVIILGMNKRTSKASTRL